The genomic interval GTCTGGTGAAATGAGCGCGCACCGCCATGAATCGCCGCGCCGCCGGGATACGGCGGCGCTGATCATCGCCGCCGGGCTGGTGGTGGCCGGCGGCGTGATGCTGTGGGACAGCGCGCGCCTGGCCGATCTGGGCGGCTATTCCGGCATCGGCCCGGCCAGCGTGCCGCGCGTGGTCGGCTTCGGCCTGCTGGGCCTGGCCGTCTGGACCGCCATCGAGGCGCTGCGCGGCGATTTCCCCGAACGCCCGCCGCAGAACGCCGCGCCGGTGCTGTGGATCGTCGCGGGCCTGGCCCTGCAGCTGATGCTGCTGCACACGACCGGCTTTTCCATCGCCACCGGCATTCTCTTCGGCTTTACCGCCCGGGCCTTCGGCAAGCGCAACCTGGCGATGACCATTCCCGTCGGCATCGTCTTCGCCTTCGTGGTCTGGGTCGTCTTCTCGCAACTTCTGATGCTGCACCTGCCCGCCGGGCCGCTTGAGCATCTGGCTTTTCCGCGGGGCTGAACCATGAGCGCATTCGAATTCCTGCTGCAGGGGCTCGGCACCGCCGCCGAGCCGATGATGCTGCTTTACGCGCTGATCGGCGTGACGCTGGGCACCGCCGTCGGCGTGCTGCCGGGCATCGGTCCGGCGCTGACCGTGGCGCTGCTGCTGCCCGTCACCTACCGGCTGGACCCGGCTGGCTCGCTCATCATGTTCGCCGGCATCTATTACGGCGGCATGTATGGCGGCTCGACCACCTCGATCCTTCTGAACACGCCGGGCGAAAGCGCCTCGATCATCACCGCGCTGGAAGGCAACAAGATGGCCCGCAAGGGCCGCGGCGGGCCGGCGCTCGCCACCGCGGCCATCGGGTCCTTCATCGCCGGGCTCATCGCGACGCTGCTTCTGGCCTTCCTGGCGCCCAGCATCGTCAAGCTGGCGCTGGTCTTCGGTCCGCGCGAATATTTCGCGCTGATGGTACTGGCCTTCGTCACCGTCTCGGCCGCCTTCGGCGATTCGGCGCTGCGCGGGCTGACCTCGCTGTTCCTGGGCCTGGCGCTGGCCTGCGTCGGCATCGATCAGCTGACCGGGCAGGCGCGGCTGTCCTTCGGCACGCCCGAGCTGCTGGACGGGATCGAAGTCACCACCATGGCCGTCGCCATGTTCGCCGTGGGCGAGGCGCTGTTCATCGCCGGCCAGCGCAACCAGCAGGAGGACGAGGTGACGGCCGTCAAGGGCTCGATCTGGATGAGCGCGCGCGACTGGGCGCGGTCCTGGAAGCCCTGGCTGCGCGGCACCTTCATCGGCTTTCCCATCGGCGCCATGCCGGCCGGCGGGGCCGAGATCGGCACCTTCCTGTCCTATGCCACCGAGAAGAAGCTGACCAAGCACCCCGAGGAATTCGGCCAAGGCGCCATCGAAGGCGTGGCCGGACCCGAGGCCGCCAACAACGCCAGCGCCGCCGGCACGCTGGTGCCCCTGCTGACGCTGGGCCTGCCGACCTCGGCCACGGCGGCGATCATGCTGGCGGGCTTCCAGCAGTTCGGGCTGCAGCCCGGCCCGCTGCTCTTCGCCACCAACCCCACGCTGGTCTGGGGGCTGATCGCCTCGCTCCTGATCGCGAACGCCATGCTTCTGGTGCTGAACCTGCCGATGATCGGGTTGTGGGTAAAGCTGCTGACGGTGCCGAAGCCCTGGCTTTACGCCGGCATCCTGCTGTTCGCGACGCTGGGCACCATCGGCGCCAACCCCTCGGCCTTCGAGCTGGGGATGCTGCTGGGCTTCGGCGTGCTGGGCTATGTGATGCGGCTCTTCGGCTATCCGATCGCGCCGATCGTGGTCGGGCTGATCCTTGGCCCGCTGGCCGAGCAGCAGCTGCGCCGGGCGCTGTCCATCAGCCAAGGCGACTGGACCACGCTGGTGCAGTCCCCCATCGCGGCCGCGCTGCTGGGCATCGCCGCGCTGGCGCTGATCGTGCCGCTGATCCTGCGCGCCCGCGGCAAGGGCGAGGTGCTGAGCCAGCTCGCCGGCGAAGAGGACTGACCAAAAAACCGCCCCGGTCCCGCAAGGGCCGGGGCCTGCCATGTTCTGGCGGCATGGCCGCCTTGTCCTTTTGCTGCGTTGCAGAACGGGCCTGCGGCGCCCATCTGTCTGTCATCGGAAACGATCATACAGACAGGCAGAAAAATGCACCGCGCCTTCCATTCCATCCATTCGGCCCTTTCGACCCTGCGGGCCGCCATCGCCGTCGCCTCGGCGGCTGAAGCGCATCGCCGCCCGGCGGCCGCGGACCTGCGTCGCCTGGGCATCGACGAAGCCAAATTCGCCGCGATCCACCTGTAAGCCCGATCAGGCGCCCCGCCCGGTCGCGGGGCGGCCCGCGACTCGGCGGTTTCACGCCAACCGCCCCCTTGCTGACGCCACGCCGTCAGGACTCCGTCAATCTTTTGCCGATATAGCTTGATTCGCACACGGGCGAATCGACGGGAAACGGCATGCGGCAGGACCAAGGGCGAGGATTATCGGGACGGGGATCATCGGGACGGGGATCATCGGGAAGGACGCATGGCGTCCGGCGGAACCGGCCGGCTGGGCACGGGGCGGCATGCCGATCCTGATCCTTGCCGTGCTGATCGCCAAGCTTGCGGCCATGGCGGGATGTCTGGCCGGCATCGGCCCTGCCGGGCTGATTGGACTTTATGTCTGCTCGGGGCTCGTGACGCTGGCCATGCTGGCGCTTGGGCTCCGCCGCCCGGACCCGGCCTGAACCGGACCCGTCGCTCTGGTGCGGGCGCGCTTGTTCCGGACGCTATCCTTCGATATGTATGCTGTTCATTACGATCCGGGGCGGGCGCAGGCCGGCGATCCGTGGCGTAGTCCTGAACAGCGAACCGGATATGCGTCCAGACCAGATTCCGCCCGCCAGCGCGGTCCCCGCACGCCAGATCATCGCGGCGCTGGTCGTCACGCATGACCGGCTGGAGCGGCTGCGCGTCACGCTCTCGCGCCTGCTGGCCCAGGACCTGGATCATGTGCTGGTCTTCGACAACGCCTCGGGCGACGGCACGCGGGACTATCTGGGCGGCATCAACGATCCCCGGCTGATCGCCGTGCATCACCCGGTCAACCTGGGCGGCGCCGGCGGCTTCGCGCGCGGGCTGCGCCAGGTGGTCGAGACGCTGGACCCCGACTGGGTGGTGCTGATGGACGACGACGGCCGCCCCGCCCCGGGCCAGATCGCGCATTTCCGCAGCCTGGACCTGCGGGGCTGGGACGCGCTGGGGGCGGCGGTGCTGACGCCCGGGGGCCAAGTCTGCGAGATGAACCGGCCCTATCGCAACCCGTTCTGGCGGCTGCCGGAATTCCTGCGCACCCTCGCCGGCGCCGGGCGGCGCGGCTTTCACCTGGGCGACGACGATTACGGCCCCGACGGCGGACCGGTCGAGATCGACATGACCTCTTTTGTCGGGCTGTTCCTGTCGCGCGCCAGCATCGCCCGCGCCGGCTATCCCGACGAGCGGCTGTTCATCTATGGCGACGACCAGCTTTATACGCTGGAAATGCGCCGCAAGGGCCTGCGCATCGGCTTCCTGCCCGAGATCCGGTTCGAGCATGACACCGGCTCGATCCAGTCCGGCGGGCATCTGGTGCTGCGGCCGATGTGGAAGGTCTATTACATGTATCGCAACGCGCTGCTGGCCTATCGCGTCGCGGCGGGACCGTGGTTCTGGCCGCTTCTGCCGGTGCTGGCGCTGCGCTGGCGCGGCAAGGCGCGGCATTACGGCCCGGACGCGGCGCGCTATCGCAGGATCCTGCAGCGCGCCTTCCGCGACGGGCTGCACCAGAGGCTGGACCGCCCGCATTCGGAAATCGTCGCGCTGGCAGGCAAGCGCGACTAGGCCCGGTCCGCGAATTGCCGGATCGCGACCAGGATCGCCTGGAAGCTGCGCCGCGCCCGGTCGCTGCGGCGGCGGGCGCGCAGATAGCCATGGGGCAGCTCCGGCTCGTTGCGCCAATGCGCCGCGACGCCCTCGACCCGCAGCCGCCGCGCATAGTCGCGCCCGTCGTCGCGCAGCGGATCGACATCGGCGGTGACGACGAAACCCGGCGCCAAGCCGGCCAGGCTGTCGGCCTGCAGGGGACGCGCCAGCGGATCGACGGGGCCTTTGCCATGCAGCGCGGTGTGATAGCCGGCCAGATCCTCGGTCCGCAGCAGGGGCGCCTCGGCATTCTCGCGATAGGAGGGCGCGCTGCCGTCGCCGCCAAGGCCGGGATAGACCAGCACCTGCCCCAGCGGCTGCCGCGCCCCGCGACGCGACAGGCAAAGCGCGGCGGCCAGCAACCCGCCCGCGCTGTCGCCCGCGATGACGGCGGGACGGTCCAGCGCGTCCCAGACCGCCTGCACATCCGCGATCTGCGCCGGCCAGCGATGCTCGGGCGCCAGCCGGTAATCGACCGCGACGACCTGCAAGCCGGTGGCATCGGCAATCTCGGCGCAAATATCGTCATGGCTGTCGAGCCCGCCGACCACGAAACCGCCGCCATGCACATAGGCCACGGCCACGCGGGTCTCCGCGCCATAGACGCGGCAGGGCACGCCGCCGATGCGGCGATCCTCGACCTTCAGGCCGGGCGGGCGCGGGGCGCGAAAGACAGCGCACATCGCATCGTAGAAGCGGCGGTTCTCGGCGGCGCTGGCCGCGTTCGCCTCGGGCGGATAGGCGGCCTCGGTCCGGGCGATGAAGTCCAGCACCTGCGGATCGCGGATCATGCCGCGCCCTCGGCGATGCGGCCCTCGGCGATGCGGCGCGTCAGCCAGTCCGGGTCCATCTGCGGCACCGAGGCCAGCAATTCGCGGGTATAGGCATGGCGCGGCGGGTCCAGCACCTCGGACCTCAAGCCCTTGTCCATGACCCGGCCGCCCTTCATCACCACCACTTCGTCGGCGATGGCGCGGACGGTGGCGATGTCATGGGTGATGAACATGTAGCTGACGCCGGTTTCGTCCTGCACCTTGCTGAGCAGCCGCAGGATGCCCTCGGCCACCAGCTGGTCCAGCGCGCTGGTCACCTCGTCGCAGATGATGAATTCAGGATCGGCGGCCAGCGCGCGGGCGATGCCGATGCGCTGCTTCTGCCCGCCCGACAGCTCGCCCGGCAGGCGGTCGAGGAAGCGCGCCGGTTCCAGCTCGATCTGCTCCATCAGCTCATGCAGCCGCGTCTCGCGCGCGCGGCCGGTCAGGCCCAGGTAGAATTGCAGGGGCCGCGACAGGATCTGCCGGATGGTCTGGCGCGGGTTCAGCGCCGTGTCGGCCATCTGATAGATCATCTGCACCGCCCGCTTCTGTTCCAGCCTGCGCTGCGCCAGGCGCGGCGGCAGGGGCGTGCCGTTCAGCGCGATGCTGCCGGCGCGCGGCGGCAGCAGCCCGGTGATCGCCCGCGCCGTGGTGGACTTGCCCGAGCCGGATTCGCCCACCACCGCCACGGTGGCGCCGCGCGGGATGTCGAAGCTGACCTCGCTGAGCACGTCCAGCGAGGAATAGCCCGCCGTCACCTCGCGGATGCTGATCGTCGGCGCGCTGGCCTGCGGCAGGGTGCGCGGCGGCCGGCGGAACTCGCGCACCGCCCAGAGCGAGCGGGTGTACTCCTGCGCCGGCGCCTCGATCATCCGGCGGGTCGGTGCGTCCTCGACCTCGCGGCCGTGGCGCATGACCTTGATGCGGTCGGCCATCTGGGCGACCACGGCCAGGTCGTGGGTGATGTAGATCGCCGCCGTGCCCGTGGTCTCGACCGCCTGCCGGATCGCCGCCAGCACGCCGATCTGCGTGGTCACGTCCAGCGCCGTGGTCGGCTCGTCAAAGACGATCAGGTCGGGCTTGCAGGCCATGGCCATGGCGACCATCGCCCGCTGCAACTGCCCGCCCGAGACCTGATGCGGAAAGCGCAGCCCGAAATGCTCCGGGTCGGGCAGGTGCATGGCGGCGTAGAGCTGGCGCGCGAAGGCTTCGGATTCCGCGCGGTCCGCCGTGTGGTGGATCGCCGGCCCCTCGCAGAACTGGTCCAGAAGCCGCCATGCCGGGTTGAAGCTTGCCGCCGCCGATTGCGCGACATAGGCCACCCGGCGGCCGCGAAAGGCGCGGCGCCGGCGCTCGGGCAATTGCAGCAGGTCGGTGCCGTCGAGGATCACCCGCCCGCCGGCAAAGCGCAGCCCGCCCTGCGCGAAACCCAGCGCCGCAAGGCCCAGCGTGGACTTCCCGGCCCCGGATTCGCCGATCAGCCCGACGACCTCGCCCCGGGCGACCTGCAGGTCGACGCCGTGCAGGATCGGGGTCCAGCCTTCCTCGCGCCGCGCCTCGACCTTCAGCTTTTCGATGTTCAGCAGCATGGTTCAGTCCTTCAGACCCGAGGCGCGGTGCAGCATCCAGTCCACCACGAAATTGACCGAGACCGTCAGCACGGCGATGCAGGCGGCGGGCAGCAGCGGCGTGATGTCGCCGAAGGTGATCAGCGCCGCATTGTCGCGCACCATCGCGCCCCAGTCCGCCATCGGCGGCGGCAGGCCGAGGCCCAGGAAGCTGAGCGCCGAGATGGTCAGGAACACGAAGCAGAACCGCAGCCCGAACTCGGCGATCAGCGGCGCCGAGATGTTCGGCAGCACCTCGCGGCTGATGATCCACCAGGTGCCCTCGCCGCGCAGCTGCGCCGCCTCGACATAGTCCATCACCATGACGTTCATCGCCGTGGCACGGGCCAGGCGAAAGACCCGCGTGGAATCGAGGATCGCCACCACCACGACCAGGTTCGCCACCCCCGGCCCCAGCGCCGACAGGGCCAGCAGCGTCAGGATCAGCGCCGGCACCGCCATCAGCACGTCGACCAGCCGCGACAGCGCCAGATCGACCCAGCCGCCAAGCGCCGCCGCCAGCAGTCCGGCAATGGCGCCGATGCCGAAGGCCAGCGCCGTGGTGACCAGCGCCACGCCCACGGTATTGCGCGCGCCCCAGATCAGCCGCGACAGCATGTCCCGGCCCAGCGTGTCGGTGCCAAGGGGATAGGCGGCGCTCCACGGCTCGAACTGGGCGCCGACGATCTGCGCCTCGGCATGGGGGGCCAGCAGCGGCGCGAAGAGCGCGATCACCGCATAGGCGGCGATGACCAGAACCCCCAGGATCGCAGTCGGCGGCATGGTTTTCAGCATCCGGATCATGGGCTTACCTCGGATGCAGCAGGCGGGGGTTCGTGGCGATCGCCAGAACGTCGGCCAGCAGGTTCAGCAGGATATAGACCGCGGCGAAGATCAGCGCGCAGGCCTGCACCACCGGAATGTCGCGGTTGGTGACGCTGTCCACCATCAGCTGACCGAGGCCGGGATAGACGAAGACAACCTCGACGATGACGACGCCGGTGATCAGCCAGGCCACGTTCAGCGCCACCACGTTGACGATGGGGGCCAGCGCGTTCGGCAGGGCGTGGCGGGTGACGACGCGCCAGCGCGACACCCCTTTCAGCCGCGCCATGGTGACATAGGGCGCGCCCAGCACGTTGACCACCGCCGCCCGCGTCATCCGCATCATGTGGGCGGTCACCACCAGGACCAGCGTGATCGCGGGCAGGAAGGCGCGGCCCAGCATCTCGGCCAGCCGCGGCGAGGCGCCGGGATCGGCGATCGAGGGGAACCAGCCCATCCTGACCGACAGCCAGAACATCAGGATATAGGCGATGAAGAATTCCGGAAACGAGATCGCCGACAGCGTTGCCACATTGGCGATGCGGTCGAACCAGCTGCCGCGCCACAAAGCGGCGAGCAGGCCCAGCCCCACCGCCAGCGGCACCGCGATCACCGCCGCATAGGCGGCCAGGAACAGCGTGTTGCCCAGCCGCGCGGCCAGCAGGTCCGCCACCGGCCGGCCATTGGCCAGCGAGCGGCCGAAATCGCCCGACAACACCCCGCCGACCCAGTCGAGATAGCGCCAGGCCAGGGGCTGATCCAGCCCAAGCTCGCGCCGGAAGGCGGCGACGGTCTCGGGCGTGGCGGACTGGCCCAGCACCTGCTGGGCGATATCGCCGGGCAACAGGCTGACGGCCAGGAAGATCAGCACCGAGATGACGAAGAGCGTAAAGACCCCGATGCCCAGCCGGCCCGCGATCATCCTCAGGATGGGCCGCCGCCGGGCCTCGGCGGCGCTCATGCGGTGGCCTCCTTCTGGCGGATCGGGCGGATGCCGGCGCCGGCATGGTCGGGATGCGGCGCGCCGTCCTGCGCGGCCACCCGGTCCAACGCCTCCAGCAGCGCCGGCGGCATCGGGATGGCGCGGCCCTCGCCGGTATCGACATGCAGCAGCATGTGCTCGCCGGTCGCGGCCTCGCTGCCGTCCTCGCGCAGGATGGCGTGATGCAGGCGGAAGCGTTTGGCGTCATGGCCCAGCAGCCGGGTCTCGACGGTCAAAAGCTCGCCGGCCTTCACCTCGGCCAGGTGGCGGATATGGGTCTCGACCGTATAGGCCGAGCGGCCCTGCGCCCGGTAATCGGCATCCAGCCCGATATGGATCAGGAAGGCGTCCGTCGCATCGCCCAGCACCTGCAGATAGCGGAACTCGGTCATGTGGCCGTTGTAGTCGACCCAGCCGCCGGTCACGCGGGCCTGATGGATGCGCAGCGGATAGCCCTCGGCCCGCACGGGCGCGCGGGCATAGAAGCCGTCCTCCTGCGCGCGCACGGTCTGGCCGACACCCCAGTCGTTCGCCTTGAGCGCTTGGAAGATGCCGACCAGGTTGTCGTCGCGGATCCGCTCCAGCTCGCGGATCGAATGCCGGCCCGACTGCGCGTCGGACTGGCCGGCGATACGGTCGATCAGCGCCTCGTCGAGGTCGGGCACCTCCATCAGCTTGGTCCAGGGCCATTTCAGCGCCGGGCCGAACTGGCCCAGGAAATGCCGCATCCCGGCCTCGCCGCCGGCGATGCGATAGGTCTCGAACAGGCCCATCTGCGCCCAGCGCAGGCCGAAGCCGAAGCGGATGATGTCGTCGATCTCCTCGGTGGTGGCGATGCCGTCATGGACCAGCCACAGCGCCTCGCGCCAGACGGCTTCCAGCAGGCGGTCGCCGATATGGGCGTCGATCTCGCGCGCGATCCGGACCGGCTTCATGCCGATTTCGGTCAGGATCTCGCAGGCGCGATCCGCCGCCGCGCCGCCGCCCACGACCTCGACCACCGGCAAGAGATAGACCGGATTGAACGGATGGGCGACGAGGATGCGGGCGGGATGCCGCGCCCCCTGCCGCAACTCGGACGGCTTGAAGCCCGAGGTCGAGGAGCCGATCAGCGCCGTCCCGGGCGCGGCGGCCTCGATCTCGGCGATGATGCGGTGCTTCAGCTCCAGCCGCTCGGGCACGCTTTCCTGGATATAGTCCGCGTCCCGGACCGCCTCGGCCAGCGAGTCGGCCCAGAGGATGCGCCCCGGCCGGGGCAGCGGCGCCTGGAACAGCCTTTCCCAGGCGCGGGTGGCATTCGCCAGCACCTCGCCGACGATGCGCTGCGCCTCGGGGTGGGGGTCGTGGACCGCCACGTCATGCCCCGAGAGGATGAAGCGGGCGATCCAGCCGCCGCCGATGACCCCGCCGCCGATTGCCGCGATCTTCATGCCTGCCACCACCGTTCCACGATCTTCCAGCCGTCGAGGAAGCGGTTCGACGCCACCTCGCCATGCGCCACCTTGTCATTGGCCACGTCGATATAGTTCACGAAGATCGGGATGATGGTGCCGCCGTCCTCGGAGACCAGCCCCTGCATCTCGCGATACATCTCGGCGCGCAGGCTGTCGTCCAGCTCGGCCCGCGCCTTCAGCAGCAACTCGTTGAAGCGTTCGTTGTCCCAGTGGCTCTCGTTCCACTCGGCGCCCCGGGCATAGACCAGGCTGAACATGTCGTCCTCGGTCGGGCGGCCGTTCCAGTAGCTGACGCAGAAGGGCTTCTTCAGCCAGACATTGGACCAATAGCCGTCGTCCGGCTCGCGCTTGACGGTCAGCTCGATCCCGGCCGCCTTGGCCGATTGCTGGAACAGCTGCACCATGTCGAGCGCCCCGACCGAGGCCGCGTCCGAGGCGGAAATCTCGACCTTCAGCCCCTCCATGCCGGCCTGTTTCAGGTAATGTTTCGCCTTGTCAGGGTCATAGGCCCGCTGCGGCAGGTCGGCGGCAAAGAAGCGGTTCGCCGGCGCGATCGGGCTGTCATTGGCGATCTGGCCATGGCCGCGCAGCACCTTGTCCAGCACCTCCTGCCGGTCGATAGCGTATTTCAGCGCCAGCCGCAGGTTCGGATCGGTAAAGGGCGCCTGGTCGCAGAACATCGGCATGGTGTAATGCGCAGTTCCCGTCACCTCGACCAGTTGCAGGCCGGGCCGGCGCTGCAACAGGTGCAGGGTGGCGAGGTCGGGCGAGTTGATGACATCGACCTCGCCGGTCATCAGCGCATTCTGCCGGGCGGTGGCGTCGTTGATGGTCAGCAGCACCGCCTCGTCGAACCAGGCGCGGTCGGGCTTCCAGTAATCGTCGCGGCGCTTGAGCGTGATACGCACGCCGGGCTCGAAATTCTCCAGCACATAGCCGCCGGTGCCCAGGCCCGACTGCCAGTCCAGCGTGCCGTCCTCGTTCGCCGGCATGATGACGAAGTGATAGTCCGAAGTCAGATAGGCGAAATCGGCATTGCCTGAGGTCAGCTCGAACACCACGACATTGTCGCCGTCGGCGCGGATCTCCTTGACCTGCTCCAGCGAGCCCTTGGCGCCGGACTTGGTATCGGCACCGCGATGGTGGTCGAAGGACGCGATCACGTCCCGCGCCGTGACCTTGCGCCCGTCCGAGAAGGTGACGCCGTCCTTCAGGCGGAAGGTCCAGACCCGGGCCTCGGCATCGGGCTCGAACTCGGCCAGTTCGGGCACGGCCTGGCCCTTGGCGTCGATCTCGACCAGGTTGTTGCAGACCGCCAGCATCGCCGTCACCACCGGGCCGGCGGCATAGGTCGCCGGGTCCAGCGTGTCCGAGGTCGCACCGCCCAGATGGCCGATGCGCAGCCTGCCGCCGCGCTTCGCCTCCTGCGCCCGCGCGCCGCGCGGCAGGATCAGCCCCGCCGCCGCCATGCCCGCCGCGCCGGCCAGCAAGCCCCGCCTTGTCAGCCCCCGACTCGTCAGATTGATGCTCATGGTGGACCCCCTGTCTTGTGTTATGGATTGGTTCGGCCTGCGGCTCAGCGCCGGGTCAGCTTCAGCGTGTCGCGCACCTCCTGCGGGCCGAGGATGCGGCAGCCCATCGCATTCAGGATCGTCGCCGCCCGCTCGACCAGATCGCCGTTGCGGGCCGGCACGCCCTTGTCGAGCCAGATGTTGTCCTCAAGCCCCACACGCACATTGCCGCCCGCCAGCGCCGCCTGCGCGACGTAAGGCAATTGCATCCGCCCGATCGAGAACATGGAATAGACCCAGCCGGGCGGAATGTTGTTCACCATCGCCATCAGGCTGTTGGGATCGGCGGGCGCGCCATAGGCGATGCCCATGCACAGCTGGATCATCACCGGATCGTCGATCAGCCCCTCCTCCACCAGCGTCTTGGCCAGCCACAGATGGCCGGTGTCGAAGACCTCGATCTCGGGCCGCACCCCCGCCGCCTGGATGCGCGCCGCCATGGCGCGCAGCGTGCCGGGGGTGTTGGTCATGACGTAATCGGCCTCGGCGAAGTTCATCGTGCCGCAATCGAGGGTGCAGATCTCGGGCAGCAGTTCCTCGACATGCACCAGCCGCTCGCTGGCGCCGATTAGGTCGGATTGCGGCGACAGCGGCAGCGGCGCCTCGGCCGAGCCCAGCACGATGTCGCCGCCCATGCCCGCCGTCAGGTTCAGCACCACGTCGGTGCCCGCGGAACGCACCCGGTCCACCACCTCGCGATACAGCGCCGGGTCGCGCGAGGGCGCGCCGGTCTGGGGATCGCGCACATGCACATGGGCGATGGCCGCGCCCGCATTCGCCGCCTCGATGCAGGCTTCGGCGATCTGGCGGGGCGTGATCGGCACCAGGTCGGACTTCTTGTGGCTCTGCCCCGATCCGGTCACCGCGCAGGTGATGAAGACGTCACGGTTCATTCATGGCTCCGGCAATATGTGATTTCACCGCAGCCTGACAGCTATTCCGCTGGCATGATGTGCAATTTACGCCATAATCTTTGCCCATGTCGCCAAAATCGCCGCTGCACCTGACCTTCCTGCTGTTCGACGGCTTCTCGAACATGGTGCTGGCCAGCGCCATCGAGCCCCTGCGGGCGGCGCGCGACCTGTCGGGGCGGCGGCTGTTTTCCTGGCAGGTCGCTTCGCTGGACGGCGGGGCGGTGACCAGTTCCTCGCGGCTGGCGATCTCGGTCGATCTGCCGCTGGAACGGGTGGGGGCGACGGATGCGCTGATCCTGGTTTCGGGCTATGGCATGCGCGACCACCTGCAGCGCGATTCGGCGCAGGCGGTGCTGCGCAAGGCGCGGGGGCTGCCGGTGGTGGGGGGCCTTGATACCGGCGCGTGGCTGCTGGCCCGCATGGGCCTGCTGGCCGGGCGCCGGGCCGCGATCCACTGGATGGAGCGCGGGGCACTGGCCGAGGCTTTCCCCGAAATCACCGTGGTGGCGGACCCCTATGTCGCGGATGGCAACATCGTCACCTGCGGCGGCGCGCAAAGCGTGCTCAGCTGGTCGCTGGACCTGATCGGCGCGCAGGCGGGCGAGGCGCTGCGCTTCGACGTGGCGAACATGTTCGGCCGGGTGATGGGCCGCAGCACCGATCCGGTGGAATGGCAATTGCCCAGCCGCATGACCGACAGCGCGCTGCCGCCGTCGCTGCAGCGCGCCATCGTCGCCATGCGCGAGACCGCCGAACAGCCCTTGCCCCTGCCCCGCATCGCCGAGCGCGCGGCGCTGTCGCCGCGCAGCATGGACCGGCTGTTCCATGCCCATCTGGGCCTGTCGGCCGGCGGCTATTACCGGCAGATCCGGCTGTCCCATGCCCGGGCGCTGGCCTTGGAGACCAAGCTGACGCTGGGCGAGATCGCCTCGCGCACCGGGTTTTCGTCGCCCGCCACGCTGGCGCGCGCCTATCGCAAGCAGTTCGGAGAAACCGTGCGCAAAAGCGCGGCGGGCTGACGCCTTACCACAGATGCCGGCGCAGCGCGTCGCCTTCCTGCGGCGGGGCGGCCGTGTCGCTGCGCGTGTCGGCGACACCGATGTCGCGCAGCAGATGCGCCGGCAGATCGGCCAGCGCCTTGCGGGTCGCGGGATGGTCCAGCGCCGCCATGCGCCCCTCGCATGGCGATAGGCTGGGCTTATCCCGGCGCAGCACACCGAAAAGCAGCCGGGTCAGGCCCGGCAGGAAGGGGCGTTGGCGATCGCATACGGAATTATCGGACATTTTTGCCCTCCTTTCGGTGGTCATGGTTGATCCACGCTTCGATCATGCTAGGTTT from Paracoccus sp. MA carries:
- a CDS encoding tripartite tricarboxylate transporter TctB family protein, with the translated sequence MSAHRHESPRRRDTAALIIAAGLVVAGGVMLWDSARLADLGGYSGIGPASVPRVVGFGLLGLAVWTAIEALRGDFPERPPQNAAPVLWIVAGLALQLMLLHTTGFSIATGILFGFTARAFGKRNLAMTIPVGIVFAFVVWVVFSQLLMLHLPAGPLEHLAFPRG
- a CDS encoding tripartite tricarboxylate transporter permease, which translates into the protein MSAFEFLLQGLGTAAEPMMLLYALIGVTLGTAVGVLPGIGPALTVALLLPVTYRLDPAGSLIMFAGIYYGGMYGGSTTSILLNTPGESASIITALEGNKMARKGRGGPALATAAIGSFIAGLIATLLLAFLAPSIVKLALVFGPREYFALMVLAFVTVSAAFGDSALRGLTSLFLGLALACVGIDQLTGQARLSFGTPELLDGIEVTTMAVAMFAVGEALFIAGQRNQQEDEVTAVKGSIWMSARDWARSWKPWLRGTFIGFPIGAMPAGGAEIGTFLSYATEKKLTKHPEEFGQGAIEGVAGPEAANNASAAGTLVPLLTLGLPTSATAAIMLAGFQQFGLQPGPLLFATNPTLVWGLIASLLIANAMLLVLNLPMIGLWVKLLTVPKPWLYAGILLFATLGTIGANPSAFELGMLLGFGVLGYVMRLFGYPIAPIVVGLILGPLAEQQLRRALSISQGDWTTLVQSPIAAALLGIAALALIVPLILRARGKGEVLSQLAGEED
- a CDS encoding glycosyltransferase; this translates as MRPDQIPPASAVPARQIIAALVVTHDRLERLRVTLSRLLAQDLDHVLVFDNASGDGTRDYLGGINDPRLIAVHHPVNLGGAGGFARGLRQVVETLDPDWVVLMDDDGRPAPGQIAHFRSLDLRGWDALGAAVLTPGGQVCEMNRPYRNPFWRLPEFLRTLAGAGRRGFHLGDDDYGPDGGPVEIDMTSFVGLFLSRASIARAGYPDERLFIYGDDQLYTLEMRRKGLRIGFLPEIRFEHDTGSIQSGGHLVLRPMWKVYYMYRNALLAYRVAAGPWFWPLLPVLALRWRGKARHYGPDAARYRRILQRAFRDGLHQRLDRPHSEIVALAGKRD
- a CDS encoding alpha/beta hydrolase; its protein translation is MIRDPQVLDFIARTEAAYPPEANAASAAENRRFYDAMCAVFRAPRPPGLKVEDRRIGGVPCRVYGAETRVAVAYVHGGGFVVGGLDSHDDICAEIADATGLQVVAVDYRLAPEHRWPAQIADVQAVWDALDRPAVIAGDSAGGLLAAALCLSRRGARQPLGQVLVYPGLGGDGSAPSYRENAEAPLLRTEDLAGYHTALHGKGPVDPLARPLQADSLAGLAPGFVVTADVDPLRDDGRDYARRLRVEGVAAHWRNEPELPHGYLRARRRSDRARRSFQAILVAIRQFADRA
- a CDS encoding ABC transporter ATP-binding protein, whose product is MLLNIEKLKVEARREEGWTPILHGVDLQVARGEVVGLIGESGAGKSTLGLAALGFAQGGLRFAGGRVILDGTDLLQLPERRRRAFRGRRVAYVAQSAAASFNPAWRLLDQFCEGPAIHHTADRAESEAFARQLYAAMHLPDPEHFGLRFPHQVSGGQLQRAMVAMAMACKPDLIVFDEPTTALDVTTQIGVLAAIRQAVETTGTAAIYITHDLAVVAQMADRIKVMRHGREVEDAPTRRMIEAPAQEYTRSLWAVREFRRPPRTLPQASAPTISIREVTAGYSSLDVLSEVSFDIPRGATVAVVGESGSGKSTTARAITGLLPPRAGSIALNGTPLPPRLAQRRLEQKRAVQMIYQMADTALNPRQTIRQILSRPLQFYLGLTGRARETRLHELMEQIELEPARFLDRLPGELSGGQKQRIGIARALAADPEFIICDEVTSALDQLVAEGILRLLSKVQDETGVSYMFITHDIATVRAIADEVVVMKGGRVMDKGLRSEVLDPPRHAYTRELLASVPQMDPDWLTRRIAEGRIAEGAA
- a CDS encoding ABC transporter permease, whose protein sequence is MIRMLKTMPPTAILGVLVIAAYAVIALFAPLLAPHAEAQIVGAQFEPWSAAYPLGTDTLGRDMLSRLIWGARNTVGVALVTTALAFGIGAIAGLLAAALGGWVDLALSRLVDVLMAVPALILTLLALSALGPGVANLVVVVAILDSTRVFRLARATAMNVMVMDYVEAAQLRGEGTWWIISREVLPNISAPLIAEFGLRFCFVFLTISALSFLGLGLPPPMADWGAMVRDNAALITFGDITPLLPAACIAVLTVSVNFVVDWMLHRASGLKD